From Flavipsychrobacter sp., a single genomic window includes:
- the rnr gene encoding ribonuclease R, translating to MARKVKKRKKNSNSSGTKVYTGRLEITRSGLGYVIVEGLDKDILIKREHIRNALNGDEVKVEVVTRAKKFGARLEGTIKDVVRRKQEEFSGRVEVHPHFAFLVPDSDKVPVDIFIPLHLLNGAKHGDRAIGRIVEWTGKTKNPVGEIVSVLSNQSANEITMQGILVENGFPLKFPDDVIEEAARFPEGVDDNELENRVDIREELTFTIDPVDAKDFDDAISVKPAKGGYYEVGVHIADVSHYVTKDSALDKEAYKRATSVYLPDRVLPMLPERLSNELCSLRPNEDKYAFSAVFKINKKGEVKEYWLGKTVIRSKRRFTYEEAQEIIEGAAGDHQEEILLLNEIAQNLRAERFSEGAINFSSQEVRFKLDESSKPIEVIVKESKQAHQLVEEFMLLANRTVAEFVSELEVKGKPIPFPYRVHDVPDEEKLKVFMTFAAGFGHKFLVNTPENIASSFNEMLRLVDGTPEQHVLQTLGIRTMSKAVYTTDNIGHYGLGFKDYCHFTSPIRRYPDVLVHRILEECLLDKIKPIKHLEAQCRHCSEQERRAMEAERTANKYKQVEYMQDYIGGEFDAVISGVASFGFWAETVEHKCEGMVSISDLFEFDEFELIEQEYALVGRHTGLRFGMGDKVKIQVVATNLEKRQIDFTILEAPQQTTTKKTTSDKGGNKKKKTRNKK from the coding sequence ATGGCGAGGAAGGTTAAGAAAAGGAAAAAGAATAGTAATAGTTCAGGTACTAAAGTGTATACCGGTAGGTTAGAGATCACACGCTCTGGTTTGGGGTATGTCATCGTTGAAGGCCTGGATAAGGATATACTGATAAAGCGAGAGCATATCAGAAATGCGCTGAATGGTGATGAAGTGAAGGTTGAAGTAGTGACAAGGGCTAAAAAGTTTGGCGCTCGTTTGGAGGGCACAATTAAAGATGTAGTAAGACGAAAGCAGGAAGAGTTTAGTGGCAGGGTAGAGGTACATCCTCATTTTGCATTCTTAGTACCAGATAGTGACAAGGTTCCTGTTGATATATTTATCCCACTACATTTACTGAATGGTGCTAAACATGGTGATAGAGCAATAGGAAGAATTGTAGAGTGGACGGGTAAGACCAAGAATCCTGTTGGGGAGATAGTATCTGTTTTGTCCAACCAATCGGCCAATGAGATCACCATGCAGGGGATATTGGTAGAGAATGGTTTTCCACTTAAATTTCCTGATGACGTTATAGAAGAGGCAGCTCGTTTTCCTGAAGGTGTTGATGATAATGAGCTAGAGAATAGAGTGGATATAAGAGAAGAGTTGACATTTACTATAGATCCTGTAGATGCAAAGGATTTTGATGATGCTATATCCGTAAAGCCAGCAAAAGGGGGCTATTATGAGGTGGGGGTACATATTGCCGATGTAAGCCATTATGTAACAAAAGATTCTGCATTAGATAAAGAGGCTTATAAAAGAGCTACAAGTGTTTACTTGCCCGATAGGGTATTGCCAATGCTTCCTGAGCGCTTATCTAATGAACTTTGCTCTTTAAGACCTAATGAGGATAAATATGCATTTTCTGCGGTATTCAAGATCAATAAAAAAGGTGAGGTCAAAGAATACTGGCTAGGGAAGACCGTTATAAGATCTAAGCGACGTTTTACCTATGAAGAAGCACAAGAGATCATAGAAGGCGCAGCAGGCGATCATCAAGAGGAGATTCTTCTTTTAAATGAAATAGCACAGAATTTAAGAGCGGAAAGGTTTTCTGAAGGAGCTATCAACTTTTCTTCGCAAGAAGTAAGGTTTAAACTAGACGAGAGTAGTAAACCGATTGAAGTAATAGTAAAAGAAAGTAAGCAAGCGCATCAATTGGTTGAAGAGTTTATGCTATTGGCTAATAGGACCGTAGCAGAATTTGTTTCGGAATTAGAGGTAAAAGGAAAGCCCATTCCTTTCCCTTATCGTGTACACGATGTGCCGGATGAAGAGAAACTTAAAGTCTTTATGACCTTTGCTGCAGGTTTTGGACATAAATTTTTGGTGAACACTCCGGAGAACATAGCATCGTCTTTCAACGAAATGCTACGATTGGTAGATGGTACACCAGAGCAGCATGTATTGCAAACATTGGGTATACGCACCATGTCTAAGGCGGTTTATACTACCGATAATATAGGGCACTATGGCTTAGGGTTTAAGGATTATTGTCACTTTACTTCTCCTATTAGAAGATACCCCGATGTGTTAGTGCATAGGATACTCGAGGAGTGCTTGCTAGACAAAATAAAACCGATAAAGCATTTAGAAGCACAGTGTAGACATTGTTCTGAACAAGAGCGTAGAGCGATGGAGGCAGAAAGAACAGCTAATAAGTATAAGCAAGTAGAATACATGCAAGACTATATTGGTGGCGAGTTTGATGCTGTGATAAGTGGTGTGGCCAGCTTTGGTTTTTGGGCAGAAACAGTGGAGCATAAATGCGAAGGAATGGTGTCTATATCAGACCTTTTTGAGTTTGATGAATTTGAATTGATAGAGCAGGAATATGCTTTAGTAGGTCGTCATACGGGGTTGCGTTTTGGGATGGGAGATAAGGTTAAAATTCAAGTGGTAGCTACTAATCTGGAAAAAAGACAAATTGATTTTACTATCCTTGAGGCACCACAACAGACAACGACTAAAAAGACAACTTCTGATAAAGGAGGCAATAAGAAGAAGAAAACTAGGAATAAAAAGTAA
- the lpxK gene encoding tetraacyldisaccharide 4'-kinase gives MSQKNFLYYSFAVVRVLLYPLSLVYGAVVWLRNRLYDTGFYSSIEFDVPVITVGNLSVGGTGKTPHVEYLIRLLQYQYRVATMSRGYKRRTQGFLLADETSNALHIGDEPMQYKMKYPDLVVSVAEERMVGIPKLLQKRPDVEAILLDDAFQHRSVKAGVNMLITDYSKPFYKDMILPMGTLRESPKAYKRADVIVVSKCPPNLSLEEAEEMKGKINPIGDQRVYFSTVDYHTPYDLLSHQQINLTNKNVVLVCCIAKPDPFVAYIKQKAKEVHTLTYNDHHYFLKRDMEEIKEAFDTWDVKDKVIVTTEKDAARLALHIDTLKEWGISIVIIPIAVSFLFQKGPEFDSFILNYVANTINESNMLYGEEG, from the coding sequence ATGAGTCAAAAGAACTTTTTATACTATTCATTTGCTGTGGTCAGGGTGTTGCTCTATCCATTATCATTGGTATATGGTGCTGTAGTATGGTTGCGAAACCGACTATATGATACAGGTTTTTATTCCTCAATAGAGTTTGATGTGCCTGTAATAACTGTGGGCAATCTGTCTGTAGGAGGTACGGGAAAAACACCACATGTTGAATATTTGATAAGGCTATTGCAATACCAATATCGTGTTGCTACAATGAGTAGGGGATACAAGAGGCGTACGCAAGGGTTTCTATTGGCAGATGAAACCTCTAATGCCTTGCATATAGGCGATGAGCCAATGCAGTACAAAATGAAATATCCAGACCTTGTAGTAAGTGTGGCAGAAGAGCGAATGGTGGGTATACCCAAACTATTACAGAAAAGACCCGACGTAGAGGCCATTCTTCTTGATGATGCATTTCAGCATAGGTCGGTAAAGGCAGGAGTAAATATGCTAATTACAGACTATTCCAAACCTTTTTATAAGGATATGATATTGCCAATGGGTACACTTAGAGAAAGCCCTAAGGCTTATAAAAGAGCAGATGTGATCGTAGTGTCTAAATGCCCGCCCAATTTAAGCTTGGAAGAAGCAGAAGAAATGAAGGGTAAGATCAATCCTATAGGCGATCAACGTGTATATTTTTCTACAGTAGACTACCACACACCTTATGACCTATTGAGTCATCAGCAAATAAACCTTACCAATAAAAATGTAGTATTGGTATGTTGTATTGCAAAGCCCGACCCTTTTGTTGCATACATAAAGCAAAAAGCGAAGGAGGTACATACCTTGACCTACAATGACCATCATTATTTCTTAAAAAGAGATATGGAGGAGATAAAAGAGGCTTTTGATACTTGGGACGTAAAAGATAAAGTAATAGTAACAACAGAAAAAGATGCAGCAAGACTCGCACTACATATAGATACATTGAAAGAATGGGGTATTAGTATTGTAATAATACCTATTGCAGTATCCTTCCTATTTCAAAAAGGGCCTGAATTTGATAGCTTTATATTAAATTATGTAGCAAATACTATTAACGAAAGCAATATGTTATATGGCGAGGAAGGTTAA
- the ftcD gene encoding glutamate formimidoyltransferase, producing the protein MMNTPEQLLECVANFSEGRDVEVIEQIVSSIDNVEGTFVLHVDRSPSANRTVITFAGTPNEVITSAYNAIEKAAELIDMRRQEGVHPRIGATDVCPLIPLKGISIEETIALSRQLGEKVGAELNIPIYLYEYSAREAYRKALPTIRKGQYDGFAKKMKEATWQPDYGPQLFNEQTGATVIGARDILVAFNISLNTKDERKAQYIASRIRESGYINPDTKERAAGRLKKLRAIGWYMSDFECAQVSMNLLDYRVTSPLKVWNASKELASEVGVELVGSELIGLMPEACLLEAGGWKQGDDKEVILQKGIDYLGLDKVKPFTVREKILEYRLEEVGLI; encoded by the coding sequence ATGATGAATACACCAGAACAGCTACTGGAATGTGTTGCTAATTTTAGTGAAGGCAGGGATGTTGAGGTAATTGAGCAGATAGTCTCTTCTATTGATAATGTTGAAGGGACATTTGTTTTGCATGTAGACAGGAGCCCTTCTGCTAATAGAACAGTTATTACCTTTGCGGGTACTCCCAATGAGGTCATCACATCTGCATACAATGCAATAGAGAAGGCGGCTGAGTTGATAGACATGCGCAGGCAGGAAGGCGTACATCCACGTATAGGTGCTACAGACGTTTGCCCACTAATACCGCTTAAGGGTATATCTATAGAAGAAACAATTGCCCTTTCTCGTCAGCTTGGTGAAAAAGTAGGAGCGGAGTTAAATATCCCGATATACTTATACGAATATTCGGCGCGAGAAGCATATAGAAAAGCACTGCCTACTATTAGAAAAGGGCAGTATGATGGGTTTGCAAAGAAAATGAAAGAGGCAACATGGCAACCGGATTACGGACCTCAGTTATTCAATGAACAAACAGGAGCTACGGTAATAGGAGCTAGAGATATACTGGTAGCATTCAATATATCGCTCAATACCAAAGACGAGCGAAAAGCACAGTACATAGCTTCCCGAATAAGAGAAAGTGGATATATAAACCCCGACACTAAAGAAAGAGCAGCAGGTAGGTTAAAGAAACTGCGTGCCATTGGCTGGTATATGTCGGACTTTGAATGCGCACAGGTATCCATGAATCTGTTAGATTATAGAGTCACTTCTCCTCTTAAAGTTTGGAATGCTAGTAAAGAGCTAGCATCGGAAGTAGGGGTGGAGCTTGTTGGTAGTGAATTAATAGGTCTAATGCCCGAAGCCTGCTTGCTTGAAGCGGGAGGATGGAAGCAGGGGGATGATAAAGAAGTTATACTTCAAAAAGGTATTGATTATCTTGGGTTAGATAAGGTGAAGCCGTTTACTGTGCGGGAGAAAATATTAGAATATAGATTAGAAGAAGTAGGATTAATATGA
- the surE gene encoding 5'/3'-nucleotidase SurE yields MANEQPIILVTNDDGITSPGIKALVDAVKSLGKVVVVAPDSPQSGMGHAITIGEPLRLHKSDVFGAIEAYECSGTPVDCVKLARDIILHRKPDICVSGINHGANHSINIIYSGTMSAAMEAAIEGVPSVGFSLLDYSYEADFSIAGTVANTITRKMLSSDLPKHTLFNVNIPKVGQEEFKGLKMCRQAYAKWEEEFEQRKDPRGKDYYWMTGKFVNLDKGEDTDVQALADGYASVVPVKFDLTDAEMKQKLSNDWSDIL; encoded by the coding sequence ATGGCAAATGAACAACCGATTATATTAGTGACAAATGATGATGGTATTACTTCTCCTGGAATTAAAGCCTTGGTAGATGCTGTAAAGTCTTTAGGTAAGGTAGTAGTGGTAGCTCCTGATAGCCCTCAGTCGGGCATGGGGCATGCTATAACCATTGGGGAACCATTAAGATTACATAAGTCAGATGTTTTTGGCGCTATAGAAGCTTATGAATGTAGCGGTACTCCTGTTGATTGTGTAAAATTGGCAAGAGATATCATTTTACACCGCAAGCCAGATATCTGTGTTAGCGGTATTAATCATGGTGCTAACCATTCTATCAATATCATTTATTCAGGTACTATGAGTGCTGCTATGGAGGCTGCTATTGAAGGTGTACCTTCTGTAGGTTTCTCTTTGTTAGATTATAGCTATGAGGCCGATTTTTCTATAGCTGGAACTGTAGCGAATACGATTACCCGTAAAATGCTGTCTTCTGACTTACCTAAGCACACATTGTTTAATGTAAACATACCTAAGGTTGGCCAAGAGGAGTTTAAAGGGTTGAAAATGTGCCGACAGGCGTATGCGAAATGGGAAGAAGAGTTTGAGCAACGGAAAGACCCAAGAGGAAAGGACTACTACTGGATGACGGGTAAGTTTGTAAATCTGGATAAAGGTGAGGATACAGATGTGCAGGCTTTGGCTGACGGCTATGCCTCTGTTGTTCCTGTTAAGTTTGACCTGACAGACGCTGAAATGAAACAAAAGCTGAGTAATGACTGGTCGGATATTTTATAA
- a CDS encoding ABC transporter permease, producing the protein MIKLLSIEWLKVKKYRTFWILIGFFIVLLPLWNLGITDGFLKFGGKNDINILDQAYTFEHVWANLGFWASIFVIFISILTIIITTNEYSFRTSRQNVIDGLSKLDFFHAKWFMVLLFTFFTGLYVFIVGVYFGATKGSISDFPGEIKQLGYLVLLALNYYSFALLIAFLFKRSGIAIGMFILYTLVLESMIKGIVNWGYDTEIGNYLPLQASDELLPFPLMKAVKDMAGMGGEFNATPYLIMSLVWILSYYIIGRLKILRSDW; encoded by the coding sequence ATGATAAAGTTATTATCTATAGAGTGGCTCAAAGTAAAGAAGTATAGAACCTTTTGGATCTTAATAGGTTTCTTTATCGTTCTGCTTCCGTTATGGAATCTTGGTATTACTGATGGTTTCCTAAAGTTTGGAGGTAAAAATGATATTAATATTTTAGATCAAGCATATACATTCGAGCATGTATGGGCTAATCTAGGCTTTTGGGCAAGTATATTCGTCATTTTTATTTCTATCCTTACCATAATTATTACTACCAATGAGTACTCCTTTCGTACAAGTAGGCAAAATGTAATAGATGGGTTGAGTAAGTTGGACTTTTTCCATGCAAAATGGTTCATGGTATTGTTATTTACCTTCTTTACTGGCTTGTATGTATTTATTGTTGGTGTTTATTTTGGTGCTACAAAAGGAAGTATCAGCGATTTCCCTGGAGAAATAAAGCAGTTAGGATATTTGGTGTTGCTGGCACTCAATTATTATTCTTTCGCCTTATTGATAGCATTCTTGTTTAAGAGAAGTGGTATTGCAATCGGTATGTTCATACTTTATACACTAGTGCTAGAGTCAATGATAAAAGGTATAGTCAACTGGGGGTATGATACAGAAATAGGAAATTATTTACCGCTACAAGCAAGCGATGAATTACTGCCGTTCCCGCTAATGAAAGCAGTAAAGGATATGGCTGGTATGGGTGGTGAGTTTAATGCAACTCCATATTTGATCATGTCCCTTGTTTGGATTCTTAGCTATTATATAATAGGTAGGTTGAAAATACTCCGTAGTGATTGGTAG
- a CDS encoding ABC transporter ATP-binding protein, with protein sequence METILSINGISKRYGPIQALKNVSFEVPKGSVFGVLGPNGSGKTTLLGILLNVLNAHAGTYSWIGGMNNNAARKSIGSLLETPNFYHYMTAWDNLKISASIKGRGYDDRERVLKQVGLYERRNSKFQTFSLGMKQRLAIGAALLGDPDILVFDEPTNGLDPAGIAEIRDLITELNKKGKTIIMASHLLDEVEKVCTHVAILKKGDLLLSGKVDEVLVNEDQIEVGAQDLDLLEKVVSTLNGVHSMKRMNGYLLLGFDENITPQNINEYCMEHGVILSRLNMKQKSLETKFMELTKEKQ encoded by the coding sequence TTGGAAACAATATTATCCATTAATGGAATATCAAAAAGATACGGACCGATACAGGCATTAAAAAACGTGTCTTTTGAGGTGCCTAAAGGTTCTGTATTTGGTGTGCTAGGGCCTAATGGTAGCGGAAAAACAACACTGTTGGGCATATTGCTAAATGTACTCAATGCTCATGCCGGCACTTATAGTTGGATAGGAGGCATGAATAACAATGCTGCAAGAAAGAGTATTGGTTCTCTCTTAGAAACCCCCAACTTTTATCACTACATGACTGCTTGGGATAACTTAAAAATATCAGCCTCTATAAAAGGGCGAGGGTATGACGATAGGGAGCGTGTGCTAAAACAGGTGGGATTGTATGAACGCAGGAATAGCAAATTCCAAACTTTCTCATTAGGTATGAAGCAACGATTGGCAATTGGTGCAGCATTGCTAGGAGATCCTGATATCTTAGTTTTTGATGAACCGACAAATGGTTTAGACCCTGCTGGTATAGCGGAGATAAGAGATCTGATCACAGAATTGAATAAAAAGGGAAAGACCATTATCATGGCAAGCCACTTGCTCGATGAAGTAGAAAAAGTATGTACACATGTTGCTATACTAAAGAAGGGAGACCTACTGCTAAGTGGTAAAGTGGATGAGGTGTTGGTGAATGAGGATCAAATAGAAGTAGGTGCCCAAGATTTGGATCTACTTGAAAAGGTTGTAAGCACACTAAATGGTGTGCATAGCATGAAGCGAATGAATGGCTATTTGCTGCTCGGGTTTGATGAAAATATTACTCCCCAAAACATCAATGAATATTGTATGGAGCATGGGGTGATATTATCGCGTTTGAACATGAAGCAAAAAAGCTTGGAAACAAAATTTATGGAACTGACTAAAGAAAAACAATGA
- a CDS encoding NAD(P)-dependent oxidoreductase, protein MYYKGKTVFITGASRGIGRAIALRLAKDGANIVIVAKSVKEDNRLGGTIHSVAEEVESVGGNALALQCDIRDEEQIVKAIEQAVSKFGGIDAVVNNASAISLSSTDDTPSKRFDLMHDINVRGTYLVTKHCIPHLKKSDNAHILTLSPPLNMNPKWLLPSVAYTMSKYNMSMMALGWALEYKKAAIASNAIWPVTTIATAAVQNLLGGDMLMNRSRKPEIVADAVHYILQQPASEYTGQTLLDEDVLKAAGITDLEQYAVKPGSPLQKDLFLD, encoded by the coding sequence ATGTACTACAAAGGCAAAACCGTTTTTATTACTGGTGCTAGTAGAGGTATTGGCAGGGCAATAGCTTTGCGCTTAGCTAAGGATGGCGCTAATATTGTAATAGTAGCAAAATCAGTGAAGGAAGATAATAGGCTGGGAGGTACGATACATAGCGTGGCAGAAGAAGTGGAATCGGTAGGAGGAAATGCACTGGCATTGCAATGTGATATAAGAGATGAAGAGCAAATAGTAAAAGCTATTGAGCAGGCAGTGTCAAAATTTGGTGGTATAGATGCAGTAGTGAATAATGCTTCAGCTATATCGTTAAGCTCAACTGACGATACGCCATCAAAACGTTTTGACCTAATGCATGATATTAACGTTAGAGGAACTTATTTGGTAACAAAGCATTGTATACCTCATTTAAAGAAGTCTGATAATGCCCATATACTCACATTATCCCCTCCGTTAAATATGAACCCTAAGTGGCTGTTGCCATCTGTAGCATATACAATGAGTAAGTATAATATGAGTATGATGGCTTTGGGATGGGCATTAGAATATAAAAAAGCGGCTATAGCGTCTAATGCGATATGGCCTGTCACCACTATTGCTACAGCAGCTGTACAGAATCTACTAGGTGGAGATATGTTGATGAATAGAAGTAGAAAGCCTGAGATAGTTGCAGATGCAGTGCATTACATACTACAGCAACCAGCAAGCGAATATACAGGGCAAACACTGTTGGATGAGGACGTTCTGAAAGCTGCAGGCATAACTGATTTGGAACAATATGCTGTAAAGCCTGGTAGCCCTTTACAAAAGGATTTATTTTTAGATTAA
- a CDS encoding MbnP family protein, producing the protein MSTLKRISFLALALVFATVYSCRKDDNPTPQDLGKGSMKLQFEYVWAANEAPFQLEKEYVHPKTGDTMTFTTLKFYVSNIKLQRADGSWWAQPDSYHLICNSCTDAADKYIMVIDIPNGNYVAMEYTMGVDSLMNVSGAHTGALSFSNGMFWDWNTGYIMMKAEGKSPNSPNGNYQLHFGGFKGDYNVVTTKTADMSNSKLTVSSGQTKTVTLKANPAKLWHSSEGLSKVYIIHSESAVAKQMATDFYNGIYLKSVE; encoded by the coding sequence ATGAGCACATTAAAAAGAATATCATTTTTAGCTCTAGCTCTTGTGTTTGCCACCGTTTACTCTTGCCGAAAAGATGACAACCCAACACCTCAAGACCTAGGGAAAGGAAGCATGAAACTACAGTTTGAATATGTATGGGCTGCCAATGAAGCTCCTTTTCAACTTGAAAAAGAATATGTACATCCTAAGACAGGAGATACTATGACCTTTACAACACTTAAGTTCTATGTATCGAATATAAAACTTCAAAGAGCTGACGGCAGCTGGTGGGCACAACCAGACAGTTACCACCTCATTTGTAATAGCTGTACTGATGCAGCTGACAAATACATTATGGTAATTGACATACCTAATGGTAATTATGTAGCCATGGAATACACTATGGGAGTAGATAGCCTTATGAATGTATCGGGAGCACACACAGGTGCCTTATCATTTTCAAACGGCATGTTCTGGGATTGGAACACTGGCTACATCATGATGAAAGCAGAGGGCAAGTCTCCTAACTCGCCTAATGGCAACTATCAACTACATTTTGGAGGTTTTAAAGGCGACTATAACGTTGTTACTACTAAAACAGCCGATATGTCTAACAGTAAACTGACTGTAAGCAGTGGCCAAACCAAAACAGTAACACTAAAAGCTAACCCTGCAAAACTTTGGCACTCTTCTGAAGGTTTAAGCAAAGTATACATCATACATTCAGAAAGTGCAGTAGCCAAACAAATGGCAACAGACTTTTACAATGGCATCTATCTAAAAAGTGTAGAGTAA
- a CDS encoding cytochrome c peroxidase, with protein MFKALNKRVASIAFFLLVMVYLSCNKDKDPDPDPGNGLLGLVEMTPFKIPVNLGYDIPKIPDDNVMYLERVLLGKELFFDTRLSNNNESCHTCHKPEYGFSVDGVSTFDKGLTSLPLVNLAWYENFMWSGRIVGTLEDVMMSELNNRFNTDINKIRAVEDYRKKFSMYYGISEITKQDVAKALAQYMRALVSSDTKYDRYLRGFEALTAEEEAGRNLFFTERADCFHCHVASVLTDNMLHNNGLDSVYTKEIDKGYYNVTGDPKDLGKFRTPNLRNVALRTDYMHDGRFKTLEEVVNFYDHQVHLVSNVDPIMTKPGKESGLKLAEIEKQQLIAFLKTFTDYTMINDTLFKAP; from the coding sequence ATGTTCAAAGCATTAAATAAGAGAGTAGCTTCTATTGCTTTCTTTCTATTAGTTATGGTGTATTTGTCTTGTAATAAAGATAAAGACCCTGATCCCGATCCAGGTAATGGTTTGCTGGGTTTGGTAGAGATGACGCCTTTTAAGATCCCGGTTAATTTGGGTTATGATATTCCTAAGATACCTGACGACAACGTTATGTATCTGGAAAGAGTGTTGTTAGGAAAAGAACTCTTCTTCGATACTCGCCTGTCTAACAATAATGAATCTTGTCATACCTGTCACAAACCAGAGTATGGTTTTTCTGTAGACGGGGTTTCTACTTTTGATAAAGGTTTGACTTCATTGCCTCTGGTGAATTTGGCGTGGTATGAGAACTTCATGTGGAGTGGTCGTATCGTAGGTACTCTTGAAGATGTTATGATGTCGGAGTTAAACAATAGGTTTAATACAGATATAAACAAAATACGTGCTGTAGAAGATTACCGCAAGAAGTTTAGTATGTATTATGGCATTAGCGAAATAACCAAGCAGGATGTAGCTAAGGCATTAGCACAGTATATGAGAGCTTTGGTTTCTTCAGATACTAAGTATGATAGATATTTGAGAGGGTTTGAGGCATTGACTGCTGAGGAAGAGGCTGGGCGTAACCTATTTTTTACAGAAAGAGCAGATTGTTTTCATTGTCATGTAGCATCTGTTTTGACGGATAATATGCTTCATAATAATGGGCTGGATAGTGTGTACACCAAAGAAATAGACAAAGGTTATTATAATGTAACAGGTGACCCTAAAGACCTAGGTAAGTTTAGAACACCTAATCTGAGAAATGTAGCTTTGAGAACTGATTATATGCACGATGGTCGCTTCAAAACATTGGAAGAAGTGGTTAATTTTTATGATCATCAAGTACATTTAGTAAGTAATGTAGATCCTATTATGACAAAGCCGGGTAAGGAAAGTGGCTTAAAGCTAGCAGAAATAGAAAAGCAACAATTAATAGCTTTCTTAAAGACCTTTACAGATTACACAATGATCAACGATACGCTTTTTAAAGCACCGTAA
- the mtaB gene encoding tRNA (N(6)-L-threonylcarbamoyladenosine(37)-C(2))-methylthiotransferase MtaB — protein MQKTQSVAFHTLGCKLNYSETSTLSRQLENEGFLKKDFSDIADVYVINTCSVTDNADKECRQIVRRIQRKAPDATVVITGCYAQLKPEEIASIEGVDLVLGAAEKFNLPQHLKELTKGDSAKICSCDIDDVEGFNSSYSISDRTRTFLKVQDGCDYNCSFCTIPLARGHSRSDSIQGVVDNVKELASTGTKEIVLTGINLGDFGKGNEGGKRKEENFYDLIQELDKIEGIDRYRISSIEPNLLTNEIIEFVASSQKFMPHFHIPLQSGSDKILGLMRRRYRRDLYVDRVKRIKELMPDCCIGVDVIVGFPSETDEDFKETFDFLHELEVSYFHVFTYSERANTLADEMEGVVPKNVRQERNKALRNLSYQKMQYFTAQHNGQKRTVLFEHANKNGMMEGYTDNYIKVQTPHRKEWENQIVEWQL, from the coding sequence ATGCAGAAAACACAGTCTGTTGCATTTCATACACTTGGGTGTAAGCTGAACTATTCAGAAACTTCAACTTTAAGTAGACAGTTGGAGAATGAAGGCTTTTTGAAGAAAGACTTCTCTGACATAGCAGATGTTTATGTGATAAATACTTGCTCAGTAACAGACAATGCAGATAAAGAATGCAGGCAGATAGTAAGACGTATACAAAGAAAAGCTCCTGATGCTACTGTAGTGATAACAGGGTGCTATGCACAGCTAAAGCCTGAGGAAATAGCATCAATAGAGGGGGTAGATCTGGTTTTGGGTGCAGCTGAAAAGTTCAATCTGCCACAACACCTAAAGGAATTAACGAAGGGTGATAGTGCCAAAATATGTTCTTGCGATATAGATGATGTTGAAGGGTTTAATAGTTCATATTCCATAAGTGATAGAACACGTACTTTTCTTAAAGTACAAGATGGGTGCGATTATAACTGTAGTTTCTGTACAATACCTCTTGCCCGTGGTCATAGTCGTAGCGATAGTATACAAGGCGTTGTAGATAATGTAAAAGAGCTGGCGAGTACAGGTACAAAAGAGATCGTTCTAACAGGTATTAACTTAGGAGACTTTGGAAAAGGAAACGAAGGAGGGAAAAGAAAGGAAGAGAATTTTTACGACCTGATACAAGAGCTGGATAAAATTGAAGGCATTGATAGATATAGGATATCTTCCATAGAGCCCAATCTGCTCACCAATGAGATCATTGAATTTGTTGCGAGCTCTCAAAAATTTATGCCTCACTTCCATATACCATTGCAGAGTGGTAGTGATAAGATCTTGGGATTAATGAGGCGTAGGTATAGAAGAGATCTGTATGTAGATAGGGTGAAAAGAATAAAAGAGTTAATGCCTGATTGCTGCATAGGTGTGGACGTTATAGTTGGCTTTCCTTCAGAGACAGACGAGGACTTTAAAGAAACATTTGACTTCTTACACGAGCTAGAGGTTTCTTATTTCCATGTGTTCACCTATTCAGAGCGTGCTAACACACTGGCAGATGAGATGGAGGGTGTAGTGCCTAAAAATGTTAGACAGGAACGTAATAAAGCATTAAGAAATCTCTCCTATCAGAAAATGCAATATTTCACAGCCCAGCACAATGGGCAAAAGCGTACTGTATTATTTGAGCATGCTAATAAAAATGGCATGATGGAAGGATATACGGATAACTACATAAAAGTACAGACACCACATAGAAAAGAGTGGGAGAATCAAATAGTAGAGTGGCAACTTTAA